The Larus michahellis chromosome 8, bLarMic1.1, whole genome shotgun sequence nucleotide sequence CCAGCTTGATGATCATCTGCTGGCAGTCGTGCAGCGTCCGTTTGTCACCCAGCTTCTCCAGCGTGCGGGCGGCCTCGGCCAGCATGCCCACGCGCTGGCCCGGGCCCGAGAGGAAGCTGGGCGGGAGGTAGCAgcaggccagcagcagggccTCGGCATGCTCCCGCGGCGTCGGGTGACTCTCCGGCTCACCGGCTGCAATGGGGGGAAAAGTGGGGGTCAGTCCCAAGGGGTGTCCAGAGAAGCCACCCGCCCTCCCTTGGGTGCTCCGGCACGACCATGGAGCCATCCACCCGCCCCAGGGCAGATGCCACCACCAAAGCGTGGTCAGGAAGCCCCTGGACCCCACCACCCAACTCTGCTGGGGTGCTGCGGGTGGGAAagggggtgggaagaggggtgggaagaggggtgggaagaggggtgggaagaggggtGGGCTCCCACCCTGTATCCCACCTGGTGGGGGGTCTCCCACCCCGTGTCCCACGTGTGTGGGGGGGTCTCCCACCCCGTGTCCCACCTGTTTTGTTGCCCTGCACCCCTCTCCTCCGCAGGCTGCGGTCCAGCAGCTGGTGGGTGCGCGTGGGGCTGGCCCGGGCCATGAGCCTGGCGGTGGCTTCGTGCAGGAACACCTGGAggtggcggggagaggggggggggggacagtgaGCATGACAGGGCGCAGGGGACGAGGGGACCTGCTGGGACAAGGGGTGGGGGGCTCACCCGGCGCATGGCGGGGCGGAGGGTCTGGGCCAGGCGCCGCAGGCTGCTGAGGTCCTGCTGGAAGCCGCGGAGCTCGATGGCGGACGCCTGGTAGAGGCAGCTGCGCTGCTGGCTGGCACTCATCTGCTGCTGCCACAGGTTGGTGCGGGTGACGAGGAGCAGGTCGCACAGCAGGAGCTGCACCGCCTgtagcggggaggggggggggggtggcaagGGGAGCTGGGTGAGCAGGGAGACGGAGGGACGGAGGGACGGGGGGGCCGAGGAGGTCCCAGCGGGCAGGCGCTGCTGCGCGGGACCCCCGCCGGGctgcatggcaggggcattgCACTCCCAGTCTGACACATGCAATGCAACTACAATGCACCCCCGCGAGGGCCGGGGGCACCTCCCGCCAGGGCCGGGGGCTCCCCCCCAGGGCGGGTGCCCACCTTACccgtccccctgccctcccccacccccccaaccccggctcACCTTGTCGATGGTGCCCTTGGGGGGGCTGCCGAGCTCCAGGCTCTCCCGCAGGCAGCTGCTGGCCTTCTCGCAGTGGCTGAGGCTGGCCTGGCTCCCGTCCTGCTTGCTCAGCATGGCGCGCACGGCCCTGAAGGAGTGCAGGgcggcgcggggcaggggctTCCTGCAAGGTGGGGGACGACACAGTCACCGCTGGCTCCTCGCTGGGCATGGCCGTGCCCCCCCCTTCAGTAGACACCGGCCACCACAGCCTCGGTGCTCTGACTGCGCTTGCACGGGCTGTGCCGACCCGAAGAGGAGGGAAGGCGTGCGATGAGctgtcaccccccctccccatggccctctccccgtccccgatgtccccagcaCTCACTCAGAGCTCTGCAGCGCCCGGGGCATGGTTTCCACAAGCGGGTAGAGGCGCTCggccccctcctcatctccctgaAGCCAGTGAATAACTGTGCCAATGATGGACGCCCACCACTTGGACACGGGGTCGGTACCTGTGGGGCGGGAGGGAGACGGGAGCGGGGCAtccaccagccccatggcccGCCCCACACAAGTGTCCCtggttggggggggacacgtcGGCCTCACCTGTGACGGCCGCCAAGCTGGAGCTGATGGAGGGCGCAGGGCCGGGCACGCCGCTGGCATCGGAGCAGCCGTTGAGGAGCTGGAGGTATTCCAGAGCATTGGAAAAGCGCCTGCCGGGAGAGGGGCAGTGAGTGGGGACAGCCCCACGCTGGGCGGAGGGAGCGGGGTGCCCACCCTGGCGCTTACCCCTCTCCCTGGGCAGTGGGGCGGCCGGGCTCGGGCATGGCCACGCAGCACAGCGCCTTCTCCAGGAGGTGCTCGCGGAAAAGCTGGGTCACCTGCGCCAGCGGGTCCACTGCGGCACAGAGGGGCGGTGAGACGGTGACAGAGGTGGGGTGAGACCCCCgaaatggggggctgggggtgctgggttGGGGGCGTTACCTGGGTTGCCGGCGGAGCTGTAGATGGTCTCCCTCGGGACGCCCTTGACAGCCCAGTCCCCGTCGACGAAGAAGCGGTGGCCCAAGGGGTGGCAGAGCCACTGCATGGCGGGGGGCACGGCCCCGCCGTGGGACAGGGCCACCCGCCGGGCGCTGCAGAGGAAGGGGCGCTGCGGGGAGAGCGGGGAGTCAGGGGGGGACGACCCAAGACTGGGTCACACatgaccccctccccagccccacacggaGGGGGCTGCCCCGCACTCACGGCCAAGAAGTGGAAGCAGCGGTGCAGGCTGGCCTTGACCCGCAGGGCGGCTGCCACGTAGATCTCGGCCAGGGCGGCCACGGAGACGGCGTCACCGGCGCACTCGGCAAGGTTGACGGCGCTCAGCGCCAGGTTGATGGCCAGCAGGTGCCCCCCCGCCTGCTTCcctgcggggacagggacggggggctCAGGGAGGGGGTATCACGGGCATCCCATCCCCCAGCCCGTCCCCACGGTGCGGGGCCGTACCGGCGAGGTGGAGCTGGTGCAGGCGGTGGTAGGTCATGGCGGCGTCGCGGGCGCTCTGACGGACgtgggcggggggcggggggtcggGACGCAGCCCCCCGGCGCGGGCGGCCAGCCAGCGTCCCACCCAGAGGCGCTGGAGCAGGTGGCGCAGCAGGgtccagagcaggctgcaggccAGGTCCCCGTGGGaggcgggcagcggccgccccagtgcccccagcgcCGTCCGCAGGTGCTGGGCGCCCTGGGCGAAGTCCCCCTGTGTGTGCGTCCCCACGCAGGGAGAAGGGGGTCAGCGAggcaggggggtgggtggggcGGGTGACATCACGTGGGGTGTGGCAAGGGCGGGGTGCGGGGCTCACCCGGTCGAGGTCCAGGTCGGCCTGCCGGCGGTGCCGCCAGAAGAGGACGGAGGGCTCGGAGTGGGGGCGGGTGACGGGCTCCCCGCAGACGAAGAGCCGCACCACCGCCCCCAGCACCAGCGCCGCGTTCAGCGCCCAGAAGGCCAGCGTGGGCCACAGCCACTGCGACCACCCCCACGGCTCCTCTGTGCGGGGAGGGGGTCAGCACTGCCTCCGCCCTGCGCCCACCCCAGGGTCTCCCAGCCCGGCGACCTTCGCCCCGCGCCTGCCCCGAGAGCCTCCACTCCAATGGTGCCCACCCCAACAGCCTCCACCCAATGGCCTCTGCCTTGCGtccaccccagcaccctccaCCCCGGTCGTCCCCCATCTTGGACCTACCCTGAGACCTGAGATCCCCCTCCTGATGGCCTTCACCCCATGCCCATCACGACTAGCTCCACTCTGGTGGCCTCCAGCCCATGCCCACCGTGATGGCCTCCACCCCAACAGCCTCTACCCAAGTGGCTCCTACCACAAACCCACCCCAACGTCCTGCACCCTAATGGCCTTCACCTCAACAGCCTCTAGCCCATGCCCACCCT carries:
- the SREBF1 gene encoding sterol regulatory element-binding protein 1, whose translation is MSSLAFDDAALEGLAPSLGLSGASDIDTALLSDIDDMLQLINTPDNDFSGLFDSPFGAPDSAVPPGLPPPPATLGTYLGPSKTPPAAPTGSNYPGPPGMAAFAPQPPAPLLPAPTPGVKEELAAVPSSQPQPGVMLAPSFVPASSGQFNPQPLVGYQNQHGFSAVQPGSAGQALPSPLPTPQPGPPVALPGPVQSVAAQQLLAPAAPASQPVSPQIQQVPVLLQPHFIKADSLLLTAVKTDAGGAKTSSMASLATSASGSATSLQVPALVSGGTILATVPLVVDAEKLPINRLAPSGKPALVQSRGEKRTAHNAIEKRYRSSINDKIVELKDLVVGTEAKLNKSAILRKAIEYIRFLQQSNQKLKQENLALKMAMQKNQSLKDLVASCSGGAKAEAPMEVVKAEVMEMLTPPPSDVGSPSHSSPLSLSGGSSNSSSDSEPDSPLCDHGKVKQEHPPPSPSSQGMLDRSRMALCAFVFLCLSFNPLASLLRGSGAPAPVGSPDTAGPRRSIMAESGTMEEPWGWSQWLWPTLAFWALNAALVLGAVVRLFVCGEPVTRPHSEPSVLFWRHRRQADLDLDRGDFAQGAQHLRTALGALGRPLPASHGDLACSLLWTLLRHLLQRLWVGRWLAARAGGLRPDPPPPAHVRQSARDAAMTYHRLHQLHLAGKQAGGHLLAINLALSAVNLAECAGDAVSVAALAEIYVAAALRVKASLHRCFHFLARPFLCSARRVALSHGGAVPPAMQWLCHPLGHRFFVDGDWAVKGVPRETIYSSAGNPVDPLAQVTQLFREHLLEKALCCVAMPEPGRPTAQGEGRFSNALEYLQLLNGCSDASGVPGPAPSISSSLAAVTGTDPVSKWWASIIGTVIHWLQGDEEGAERLYPLVETMPRALQSSEKPLPRAALHSFRAVRAMLSKQDGSQASLSHCEKASSCLRESLELGSPPKGTIDKAVQLLLCDLLLVTRTNLWQQQMSASQQRSCLYQASAIELRGFQQDLSSLRRLAQTLRPAMRRVFLHEATARLMARASPTRTHQLLDRSLRRRGVQGNKTAGEPESHPTPREHAEALLLACCYLPPSFLSGPGQRVGMLAEAARTLEKLGDKRTLHDCQQMIIKLGSGTTVTSG